A portion of the Bacillus sp. es.034 genome contains these proteins:
- a CDS encoding DNA alkylation repair protein produces the protein MNKNNSTEIKRSSKADNILSQLNSKTKLGDLRKIAKEIKKDHGLAMELWSTEEFLPRLLAILIMDKQHLSQDVLNKLDKDMQTHTYDERNNLMDWLMANQLTKDKKNIALMESWGNSPSALQRRAFWYYQGRLRWTGQTPPDNTADILSAIEATITQEEPEVQWAMNFTAGWIGVYDEKYRDRCVKLGEKTGLYKDQKVSKGCTPNYLPEFITIEVNKRMKN, from the coding sequence ATGAATAAAAATAATAGCACAGAAATAAAACGCTCTTCAAAAGCAGACAACATTCTATCTCAGCTCAATAGTAAAACCAAGCTAGGCGACTTAAGGAAAATCGCGAAGGAAATTAAAAAAGATCACGGACTAGCTATGGAACTTTGGTCAACCGAAGAGTTCTTGCCGAGACTATTGGCAATTTTAATTATGGACAAACAGCATCTTTCACAAGATGTCCTGAATAAGCTTGATAAGGATATGCAGACCCACACATATGATGAGCGAAATAACTTAATGGATTGGTTAATGGCTAATCAGCTCACTAAAGACAAGAAGAACATTGCGTTGATGGAGTCGTGGGGGAATAGTCCTTCTGCTCTTCAAAGGCGAGCTTTCTGGTATTATCAAGGGCGTTTGAGATGGACTGGACAAACACCGCCTGATAACACTGCAGACATACTATCTGCAATTGAAGCTACTATTACGCAGGAAGAACCGGAAGTTCAATGGGCTATGAATTTCACTGCTGGCTGGATAGGCGTTTATGATGAAAAGTATCGTGATCGTTGTGTGAAACTTGGTGAAAAAACGGGTCTTTACAAAGATCAAAAGGTATCAAAAGGATGTACCCCAAATTATTTGCCGGAATTCATTACAATTGAAGTTAACAAACGAATGAAAAATTAG